In Luteitalea sp., the genomic window TGCGCTTCTGGAAAGGAGCGCTTGTTTTGGACGCCGACTACGTGCGTGGCCGGATGATGAAAACGCGCGTGATGGTCTGGCCGAACGGCGTCGTCGAGATCCAGACCAGGAATCGGCATCAGATGGCCGCACGGTGGGTCGAGACGCTCAAAGGAAAGAAGCATCTCCGTCTCGTGCCTGGCGACACCCAGTCGCCGCAGTGAACACCGCACGGTCATCTTCATGGGCGTACGGACGATCGCGCATTGATGTGGTTGCCCAAGTGGCCCGGCGGCCCGAGATGCAGAACGCGCTGAACGAATACCTGCGCTGGGGCGGCTTCCCGGAAGTCGTGCTGGCAGACGAGGAGGCGCGAAAGGAAGCGCTGCTGAAGCAGTATTTCGAGGATGTTCTGTTCAAGGACCTCGCTCTTCGCCACCAGATTCGGGACCTGTCCACATTGAGGAGCCTCGCCGTCCACTTGCTGACCCAAACGACGAGCCTCGTCTCGCTTCAACGGGTCGCGGGGATCTTCGGCGTGTCGCTGGACCTGGCGCGGGCGTACTGCGGGTACCTCGAGGAGGCATTCCTCGTGACGTTTCTGCCCCTTTTACAGCCTGAAGACTGCCGAGCGGCTGCGCCGGCCTCGCAAGATACACGCCGTCGATACCGGCCTGCGCAACGTCGTGAGCGTGACCGGCTCGCCTGACCGCGGACATCTCGCCGAGACCGCTGTCGCCAACGCCCTCATGCGCGAAGAGGGCGAGCTGTACTTCTGGCAGAACGGCGGAGAGATCGATCTGGTGATTCGCCGTGGAACGGCCGTGCGCACGCTCGTGCAGGTTGTGTACGAAGGCCTGGAGGACAGCTCCGTCGCCAAACGAGAGTTGACGTCCCTCTCCGAAGCGAAGCGCGGCTTCCCGAAGGCCGAACGAATCGTGGTCGTCGGACGGGCGCCTGCAACCGCGACACTGTCAGCCAATGGCGTCCGCATTATTCCGCTCTGGCGGTTCCTCCTCGGGGAGCGATGACCACTGCGCTCCGCGTCAGAGGCGCTGCCGCGTAAGGCACATTACTCATCCGGCACATCCTGGTCACAGGCGCGCTCAGTAGCGCCTCCGGCTTCGACGGGAGGCGCTTCATCGCGCGCCGCACGGATCTCGTGGTGCGCGATTGCCAGCGGCTCGTCATCGCGCAGCACACGGAGCCCCTCGTCGCGGAGCTCGGTCACCAGGTCGTCGCGCGTGCCCGATCGCAGCAGCTCGTCGTGACGAGCGCTCGCTAACCCACCCCGCGTCTTGCGCTGCCTGGTGATGAACAGTTTGCAAGAGTCGCAGGCACTCCGGCAGGCTGCATGAGCCCGCTGACCACGGATGGGCGTTCGATACCACATCTGGTATAGTAGGCGTTGATGCCCTGGACCGTCGAAACGCTGAATGAGACGGTCGACGCGGAGCTGGGGGCGCTGCCAGCCGACATGCGCGCTCGTCTGGCGCGGATAGCCGAACTGATCGAAGCGGTGGGACTGCCCGAGCCCTGTACATCGCCGCCAGAGAGCAGCGCGTTGTCATCCTGCGAGCCTTCGTGAAGAAGACCGAGAAGACCCCCGCAGGTGAAATCGGGTTGGCGCTTCAGAGGGCGCGGGAGTTGAAGAGATGACCAAGATCAAGGACCTGCATCGCCGCTGGAGCAAGGATGACGACTATAAAGCCGCGTTCAATGGGCTCGACGAAGAGTTCCGGCTGGCGCGGGCGTTAATCGAGGCCAGGACGCGCGCAGGCTTGTCGCAGTCGCAGCTTGCAAGGCGAATGAAGACCTCGCAGTCTTATATCGCGCGCATCGAGGGCGGCAAGGTCCGTCCGTCAACGGACGTCCTAGGGCGCTTCGCTGAGGCGACGGGCACGCGGCTTCGAATTGTCTTCGAACCCCACAGCACTCGATAGCGACGCATCGCGACCGCGAATCGGGTGAACGGCGCAAGCCGACGGGACGCCATCTCGTCGGCTGGCACGGTCACTGATCAGTTCCGCAGCAATACTTTCGGGTCTACGCGAGTTGCCTGTCTCGCTGGTTGCCACGTGGCGAACAGAGCGGTGATCACCACGGCAACCGTCACCAGCCCTATTGTCACCGGGTCCGTGGCCCTGACGCCGAACAGCTGTGATTGTGCCCACCGTGAGGCGACGAGGGCGCCGCCGATCCCCATTGCAGCCCCGAGGAATACGAGCCGCATTGAAGACTCGAGCACGAGACGACGAATGCGCCGACTGTCCGCGCCGAGCGCCATCCGTATGCCGATTTCACGCGACCGGTTCGCCACAAGGAACGTCATCACCCCGTAAATACCGGCTGCTGCGACAACGAATGCCAGTACTCCAAAACCTGTGATGATGCGCGTCGCGAGCAGCCGATCCGCGAACTGTCGCGCGTACTGGTCATCCACGAACTCGACCTTGAGGATGTTGCGTGTGTCGATGCTGCGCACGGTCTGATACAGATCGGAAGCACGTGAGCGCGAATCGACGCGCGCCGTAACGGTGAGAAACCCGTAGGCGGCTCCACCGCCGCTGCTGCGCAGCTTGGAGGCTGTCGACGCGGTCGCCGGCGGTGGCGGTTTGGAGGCGCCGCACGGTTGCCTCAACGAGTACTTTTGAAAGTACCGTTCCGGTCCGGATGTGCCGTCGTACGTCGTGCGGACGTGTTTGACGACCCCAATGACGTGGCTCCACTCAAAAAGCGGGTCTTCGCGAAAGCGGTGCCCGACGGCATCTCCACCTGGCCACAACCTTCTTGCCAGGGACTCCGTGATGATGACATTCGTGGGCGGATCCCCCCGTTCGAACATCCTGCCGGCGACCAATGGAATGCCGAGCACACGGAAGTAGTCCGGGTCGACCCATAGCCGTGGCACCAGGATGTTCGTCTCCATCGGCGGTCTCCCGTCTACCTCGATGTGATCGTTCAAAGTCGGACTGTCGCCGGTGGACGGCGGCGGCGATCCCTCGAACGCCCCGAGGACGCCGGGGCGTGCACGCAGGCGCTCCAGAATGGTCCGCGCCATCGCCGCGCGCTCGGCGCCGCCGCCGAGAAGGTGTGGTGGAATCGTGAGCGAAATCGCGACCACCCCGGAGCTGTCAAACCCCTTGTCGAGGCGAACTAACGCGAGATAGCTACGAACGTAGAGCACGCTGCCGACGAGTAGCATGACCGCAAGTACTACTTGCGCCACCGTCAGGACACGTCGCCAGAGGGCACCGGCCCGCGACGCGGAGATGTGCGTCCCTTCAATCTTCAATAGCTCCAACAAGTTCGCGCGCCAAGCGAATACCACCAGAGGCAACGAGGACAGGATCCACGCCAGGCCCGCAAAGCCTGTTGTCACCAGCAGCGCGCGGTAGTCGACGTCAATCGGATTGACACTCGCTGTGAGCGACGGAGGGAGGTACCGAACGAGTGCGTCGGTCCCGAGAGACGCGAGCACGGCGGCCGCCAGGGCGGCAGTCCCGACCAGGCACATCCCTTCCAGGAGACCAGTGCGAACCAGCTCTGTGCGCGACGCACCGACGGCGAGCTGAATCGCATAGGTTCTGGCCCGAGCGAGTGCACCGGCAAGTTCCAGGCTTGCCGCATTGGCGCACGCGGTCAACAGAAGGCTGATCGCCGCACCGAGCAGCACGAAGAGCAAGCGGCGCTGTTCGGCCACTACTCGGGCTGTTCTCATCGGCGCAGGCGATGCAACCAGGACAGTGCCTGCGCCGGCAGCCACGTAGAGCGCCTCACTGCGCGCTTCCATCAACTCGGACAGCTGCGTCAAGGAGACGCCGTCGGCTATCCGGGCGATCAGCGAGATGCCCATGTTCCGCGCGAGAGGTCCTCGAGGATCGAACGCGCGCCATATACGCTGTGTGCCATCCGGAAACCGGAAGGATGCAGGCATGACACCGACAACCTGCAGAGGCTCCGCTGCGGTTTCGATCCGTTGGCCCACCGCCCGTGCGGGATCCCCAAACCGCTCGCGCGCAATCGCTTCGGCAATCAGGACTACGTGAACGTCTGTTTGCTGTGTGTCGTCTTCAGACAAAGTGCGGCCCCAGCGCGGCCGCACGCCGAGCATGTCGATCAGTCCGGCTGTTACATCGGCGGCCGGCACCAGCTCGGGCTTTCCACTACCGATGAGGAAGATGGTCTTGTACAGATGCCCGTGAACGCCGGAAAACAGATCGGTCTGTTTTCGCCACTCATCGAGCACGGCCGCGGACGCAAAACCGCCCCCGGGTCTCCCAGTCTTTGCATCGCGCGTGTCGAATGTGATCAGCCGGTCGGCCGCCGGGTATGCGACGCGACGGAAGACGAGCGAATCGGCAGCAGAGAAGACGACTGTGGTTGCTGCGAGAGCAAGGGCGAGCAGACCAATCGTCAGAGCCGCCCGCCAACGCCGCGCAGTGATGTTGCGCCAAGCCCAGCGAATCTCCCTCATCACGACCTCTCAGTTGGATTCTGACGTGTCCTGCGGTCGGAGCGTTGGCTTTCTTCCAGCGTCTGGCAGACAGTTGAAGACGATCCGCACGACGCGCTCCGAACGGGGTCACGGGCAAGGTCAGAATCTACAACGCGGACCACCGCATTGTCGCATGCGAAGCTACAGTCAAATGCCGCCAAACGTAGTACAGACCATCGGAATTCCGGTACGGCATCGGTTCGATCAGGATCTTCTGGACGACCGTGTACACCACTGCCACCATGCCGAGCCCGACAGTCAGCGTTCCCGCCGTCGCAACGAGAAACGCTGGCGCGCGCATCAGTCGGCGGATCAACAGTTCGACAAGCATCGTCACCTCGGTACCGAAAGGCCAATTCAGCCGGGCTGCTGCACAACCTGCACCCGCTCCTGACAGCGTAGGTAGTAGGCGAGGCGGTGGCCAACGATTTGTAGTGGGCGACGGGATGCGGGAGTGAGGGGCCGCGAAGGCGATGTGGACGCCGGAAGGATTTCGTGAAGCCGGCGATCGGACTCGAACCGACCACCTGCTGCTTAGGAATGACTATCGGGCGCACTTGCCTGACCAGCGCCGGAACGGGTGACGGAGAACCGGTTGTCCGGAGTTGTTCTTCGACGCAGGTGGCAGCGAAGCGTTGTCCGCTGTCTAGAGGCGTTTTCAGATTTAAACGCCTGGGCTGTGTGACCCCAATGTGACCCTGACGCTCATTGCAGGCGATACTCCCTCTATTGATAGTCCGCGCCGTATCGATTGTTATTGGAAGTTTTGGTGAGCCGCGAAGGACTCGAACCTTCAACCCGCAGATTAAGAGTCGCTCCAGACGCTCGAAATAGCGCCGATTTCTAAGCACTTTCATCAGTCTGGTGTGCAGAGGCCGGCAGGCGGCGGCAGGCTGTTGCAACGTGGGCGCAACCAGTGATCGCCCAGCCGCATGCCTCTGTCCGCCATCCACATCGCGACGACGGCCTCCTCTTGCCAGTCTCCGACTGACCCATCAGCGTGGTGGATGGCGTCCGAGCGCCGCCTCTTCGTTTCGGATCGCGAGGATGAGGGGCCGATTCATCGCGAGCGCTACGACCGTAGCTCGCCCGCTTGCTGTGAGGCCCACAAGCTGCACGCCTTCCCAGCGGAAATGCTGGGTCCACGCATCTTGACGCGGATCAAAGAGTGGGACGTTTTCCCCGGTCTGCGGATCGGCCGCAGTCCGTCGGGCAGCCTTGCGTAACGAGCAGGAGACACACGCCAGGGCGAGATTCCCAGCGGAGCTCTGCCCTCCTCCCGCTCGAGGAATTACGTGGTCGATGTGAAACGTCGCCTCTTGTCCGTCCTGCGACAAGCCGCAGTATTCGCACCGGTCCTTGGCTCGTTTGATCACTGCCCGGCGCAGATGTGCCGGGATGTCGCGGGTCACCCCTCGGCTTCCTGCGCGATGCGCCGGGCACGAAGTCGGAGCAACGACAGCAGCTCCGCGAGGTCGACGAGCCCCTCTGCCTCAAGGCGCTCCTCGGCACTGAGGTTATCCCCCCGGTCTTGGCGGTCCAAGAGATTCTGGAGCCGCTGGTTGACGCCGGGGGGCAGGCGAAGTGCCTCCAGAGTTTCCGGCATGTCCACTTCGATGAGCATAGACCCCATCCTACACCTCACGCCGCGTCAACAATACCGACAGTCCGATTGTAACCTCTGAGAAGCAAAGGCGGGGGCAGAGCACGTCTGGGTTTCATGGGCCAGCCATTGAAACCGCGACTCAACTTCCTGGATTGGGTTGTTAAAAGGCCCGATCCAAAGGCCCGATCCAAAGGCATACCGCGTTCGACAGACGCCAGTTGTGTACGTGACAGCCTCCCGAGCCGTCTGTCAGCTTCGCGTGTGGGATGGTGACGACACCTGAGCGTGGAAGACGTCTGCGCGCAGGAGCGGCACGGACATCGCCACTTCGAATCGCGACGCGCGCGGGCTCGTCGTGTGCGGCACCATCGTCACCAGCGCGATCGGTATCGTCTGCGGGAACGCCGATGACGAGCGCTGGGCGGACCTTTGCCGTCATGCCCAGGTCTATCAGCCAGACCTCACCCCGCTGCGGCGACCGCATTTAGGACGGCTCGCGGCGATCAAGATCAAGGAAGAGATGATCGGCCGCCGCGACCAAGTCTTCGTCCTTCGGGAGGTCGTGAGGGGGCCAGGCTGTCCGGCACAGGATCTCCGCGACAACCTCCGCCCGATCCTGGTCCGGAAGTACCTCGAACTCGTCGAGCAGCTTCTTGGCCGCCTGAGTCATATGTTCAGAGTTGCACGTGGTGCGATTCGAATCAAGCGTTCGGCTGCCACTGTGGCGGAGCGCTCCCTTGCAGCCGTCATGCGCGCCTGGTCTTCGTGCACACCGGGTCTGTGGCGAGCCGCGACGTTCGGTCGGGTGCGTCATGTCCCCGTGGCGCTCAATCTGCTGGTGCAGGTGCTGCGGTTGGTCCTTGCCCACCGGGAACCGATGCACCTCGGCCCCCGAAAGATTGAAAAGCAGAGGACCGACGCTGAAGCTCTTGCGAATGCGGATTCCATCATCGTGAGCCTTCGCTGAAGTCCCTGATCACCAGCTCCAACGCAGCGACGGCGCTATAAGCGGTCGCGCGATCGCACTTTGTTTGCAATCTCTCGGCCCGACGCCCACGGTCAGGCGGGTCTGTTCACCACTGGCAACCAGTCGATGCCATTACGCAGAGCATCGGTTGGTGGGTGCTCGATCAGGTAGCGGTCGAGTGCCACGACGACGCGGCCGAGCGTCCTCGAGTGGCCCCGTGGGTAGCTCTGGTCGGATGTCAGGATGAGGCCGAAGAACTCCTCGGACCTGCCGAGGCAGTCGGTTGCGAGCGGCAGGTAATCGCGAACATTTTCGGTGAACACCGCACGCTCTTCCCGGCGTGAGGTGTCGAAGACCATGTCGTCTGCCGCGTGGGTGAGATCCTTACGCTCGATGACCGCGACGACGTCGTGGCCGCGCTTGCGTAACCGGTCCGCGAGGGTCGCAGGCCACATCTGGTCCACGAGCAGCTTCACGCGAGTGCGCTCTGGCGCCGCTCCCAGATCGTACGGGCGCGCGCGGCTTCTTCGTCGAGGCGTGCGATCCAGGCGTCGATCTCATCGGTGTACTCGGCGTAATACCGCAGAGCCACTTCAACCTGGTCTCGGCGCAGGCCGAGCCACCGAGCGGCCTCGTCTACCGCCTGGTCGCCGGTCGCTTCAACGTTCCGGACCACCCGAACCACCTCCCAGACGTCCGGGCCATCGACAAGCGCTGGTCGTCGGCCTGCCGGTCCAGATCGGAACACCATGCCGGGGTGATCGTCCATACGTACGCCCTCGTCGATGTAGCGATTCATCAGCTCGGGACGCCGGCGCCCCACCTGCCGCCCACGTCGCTCCAGACGTTCGAAGATCTCAGAATTGATGCGAAAGGAGACGTGCCTCGTTGACATTGTCTTTGCGCTCCGTTGACTACGAGTGTAGCACGCTGTACACAATGTGATCGCTCGTGCCTGTCCTCGGCTGAAAGTTTCACCGAACCTTCGTCCTGCGACGTCACTCAGGACCAGATCCTCACGCAGGTCTCCAAACTAGACAGCGTCACACACGTCAAAGTAGGTGCTACAGGTGAGCTTACGATGAAAGAAGCGCGTGGTATCGCTGCCAGGCCGGCGCGGCGCGAAAGGGAGGCGGCCGGCATCATAGGGTGCAGAGGCGCTCGGGGAGGGAAGCACGCGTCCGGCGCGCGGAAGTGCCTGTCGCGCGGGGGAGGACGCCGCGACCTCGGGGCTAGGCATGCTCGATATGATCGGTCTTGTGGCGCTGCAATATGTTGTCGCGGCTGCCGAACTGCTCGCGTCGATTCTCCAATTCCGCCAACGCATAGCGCTAGCGGCACGCCGGGCACTGGCACTCGATCACATCCCGCGCGTAACCTTGACGCCAAGCACGACACCAGCCACGATCCCGACGAGCCCGCCTGCAACGCCGACCATAGCCGCTGGCATCATCGCTGGACTTGCTCAAGCACGGCTGCGGCCGTGTGGCGTGGGATGGTGTTCCCACCGTCCGTTGTTGCCGCTCACGTAAAACCGCGTAAATCTGGACCGATACTAATCGGGCGGAGCGAGAGGTGATGTTTTGGGCTTCGGTGAAGGCTGCGGCTTCTGGGCCTGCTTGGCCTTCTGCGATTGCTCGGCCTCTCGCTTGCGATAGGACTCCCCTTCGATCGTGATGATCTCGGCGTGATGCGTCAGTCGATCGATCAAGGCGACGGCGCAGGCGGCATTCGGGAAGACGGTATCCCATTGTGTGAAGGGTAAGTTCGTGGTCACCACGAGTGATTTCTGTTCGTAGCGCCGGCTCACCACCTGAAAGAGCAGATCGGCGGCATGGGCGTCATAGGCGAGGTCGCCGATCTCGTCGATGGCGATCAAGCTGGGTCGCAAATAGGTGCGAAGCCGCCGCTGCAGGGCACGGGCGGTGTCTTGACTGGTCAGGTCCAGGATCAAATCGGCCGCGGTGACCAAGCGCGCCGAGTGGCCGGCGAGAATCGCCTGATGCACGAGATTCTTGGCGAGCATCGTCTTGCCCAGACCATTGGGGGCGACGATGATGACGTTTTCTCGTTGCGTGAGGAAATCGAGGGTGAAGACGCGCTCGACCGTCGGGCGATGGAGCTGGGTCGGCCAATTCCATTCGAAATCGGCCATGGCTTTGAAGCGGCCGAGGCGCGCGTCGCGGAGCCGGCGTTCGACACGGTGGCGCAGACGGGCGGCGAGTTCGGCCTGGACGAGGTGTTCGAGCAGGACGACCGGACTCCAGCGCTTCTGGGTGGCGCGCGCCACGAGGTCATTGAGATCAGCGGCGGTGTGGACGAGCCCGAGCTGACGCAGCTGGTCACTCAGCGTCGTCGGGATCGGATCGAGTGAGCTCATCGTAGGTCTCCAAGCGGTGCGGCGTGACATCGAGATCGCGGACGCCCGGGCGATCGGGCAACGCGAACGGGATCGGCGGTTTTTGCCCGCGCTGGCGGCGGCGCGTTTCCAGAATGTGGGCGATGGCGCCGGCGCCGAGTTCGTGAGGCCCATAGTCGTCGAGCAGGGCCAGCAAGCGGGCGGTGTGGACGCGCAGCGATTCGCCGCGCGCGGCCAAGCGATCCAAGAGGGTGGCGATCGCCGGGACCGCGAGCCGCAGCCGGTCGCGTGCACTCGACGGATTCGCCTGGCGCGTCGCGGCCACGAGGCCGGCGACATGCGCCGCCTGCTCAATCGTCTGCCCCGTGTCGTAGCTGCGGACATGACGAGCGATCTCGTCGGTCCCCGCGATCAGGCGGACCGTCGTGGCGCTCGCGAGCAGCGTCAGCGGTCGGCGCACGTGCGTGTGCGGAATCGAGTAGCTATTCCGGTCGAACCGTACGTACGGGGTCTTGCCGGACGCCACGGTGCGCATCACGTCAGTCGCGAAGGGATGCACGGGCAGCGGCAGGAGCCGCGGCTGCTCCTGCGCGAGGACCTGCGCGACGGTCTGATCGCGCGACTCGGGATGGGGGCGCTGATGTGCGATCTCGTCGCGCCAGCGGCGAAATTGGGCGTTCAGATCGTCGACGTCGGCAAAGGTCCGCGCCGCAAAGAACGCGTGCCGGAGGTACTGAATTTGGCGCTCGATCTTTCCCTTGGCGAAAGCCGTCAACTGCGGTCGATGCGCATGACTCGCATCGACTCTTCCGCGTCACCCATCCCTTCCACCCACTGATTGGGCGGGCGTTCGAAGTCGTGTCCGTCCAC contains:
- a CDS encoding DUF4143 domain-containing protein — protein: MKTAERLRRPRKIHAVDTGLRNVVSVTGSPDRGHLAETAVANALMREEGELYFWQNGGEIDLVIRRGTAVRTLVQVVYEGLEDSSVAKRELTSLSEAKRGFPKAERIVVVGRAPATATLSANGVRIIPLWRFLLGER
- a CDS encoding helix-turn-helix domain-containing protein translates to MTKIKDLHRRWSKDDDYKAAFNGLDEEFRLARALIEARTRAGLSQSQLARRMKTSQSYIARIEGGKVRPSTDVLGRFAEATGTRLRIVFEPHSTR
- a CDS encoding FtsX-like permease family protein, with translation MREIRWAWRNITARRWRAALTIGLLALALAATTVVFSAADSLVFRRVAYPAADRLITFDTRDAKTGRPGGGFASAAVLDEWRKQTDLFSGVHGHLYKTIFLIGSGKPELVPAADVTAGLIDMLGVRPRWGRTLSEDDTQQTDVHVVLIAEAIARERFGDPARAVGQRIETAAEPLQVVGVMPASFRFPDGTQRIWRAFDPRGPLARNMGISLIARIADGVSLTQLSELMEARSEALYVAAGAGTVLVASPAPMRTARVVAEQRRLLFVLLGAAISLLLTACANAASLELAGALARARTYAIQLAVGASRTELVRTGLLEGMCLVGTAALAAAVLASLGTDALVRYLPPSLTASVNPIDVDYRALLVTTGFAGLAWILSSLPLVVFAWRANLLELLKIEGTHISASRAGALWRRVLTVAQVVLAVMLLVGSVLYVRSYLALVRLDKGFDSSGVVAISLTIPPHLLGGGAERAAMARTILERLRARPGVLGAFEGSPPPSTGDSPTLNDHIEVDGRPPMETNILVPRLWVDPDYFRVLGIPLVAGRMFERGDPPTNVIITESLARRLWPGGDAVGHRFREDPLFEWSHVIGVVKHVRTTYDGTSGPERYFQKYSLRQPCGASKPPPPATASTASKLRSSGGGAAYGFLTVTARVDSRSRASDLYQTVRSIDTRNILKVEFVDDQYARQFADRLLATRIITGFGVLAFVVAAAGIYGVMTFLVANRSREIGIRMALGADSRRIRRLVLESSMRLVFLGAAMGIGGALVASRWAQSQLFGVRATDPVTIGLVTVAVVITALFATWQPARQATRVDPKVLLRN
- a CDS encoding HNH endonuclease; amino-acid sequence: MTRDIPAHLRRAVIKRAKDRCEYCGLSQDGQEATFHIDHVIPRAGGGQSSAGNLALACVSCSLRKAARRTAADPQTGENVPLFDPRQDAWTQHFRWEGVQLVGLTASGRATVVALAMNRPLILAIRNEEAALGRHPPR
- a CDS encoding AAA family ATPase; amino-acid sequence: MSSLDPIPTTLSDQLRQLGLVHTAADLNDLVARATQKRWSPVVLLEHLVQAELAARLRHRVERRLRDARLGRFKAMADFEWNWPTQLHRPTVERVFTLDFLTQRENVIIVAPNGLGKTMLAKNLVHQAILAGHSARLVTAADLILDLTSQDTARALQRRLRTYLRPSLIAIDEIGDLAYDAHAADLLFQVVSRRYEQKSLVVTTNLPFTQWDTVFPNAACAVALIDRLTHHAEIITIEGESYRKREAEQSQKAKQAQKPQPSPKPKTSPLAPPD
- a CDS encoding IS21 family transposase — translated: MTAFAKGKIERQIQYLRHAFFAARTFADVDDLNAQFRRWRDEIAHQRPHPESRDQTVAQVLAQEQPRLLPLPVHPFATDVMRTVASGKTPYVRFDRNSYSIPHTHVRRPLTLLASATTVRLIAGTDEIARHVRSYDTGQTIEQAAHVAGLVAATRQANPSSARDRLRLAVPAIATLLDRLAARGESLRVHTARLLALLDDYGPHELGAGAIAHILETRRRQRGQKPPIPFALPDRPGVRDLDVTPHRLETYDELTRSDPDDAE